Proteins encoded by one window of Salarias fasciatus chromosome 1, fSalaFa1.1, whole genome shotgun sequence:
- the senp8 gene encoding sentrin-specific protease 8, which yields MDPVVLSFQDSLLRRSDVSLLEGPHWLNDQVIGFAFEYFAAERFRVLREALIFISPEVTQFIKCASCPDELAVFLEPLDLASRRWVFLAVNDNSDQTAGGSHWSLLLYHRGSNRFAHYDSQNGANSLHARRIAAKLEPFLGAGRKAPFVEEPCPSQQNSYDCGMYVICIAEALCEKARAEASPRLPGHTITPAYITQKRAEWRRLIQGLAQNDLCCSLSLP from the coding sequence ATGGACCCCGTGGTGCTGAGCTTCCAGGACAgcctgctgcggcgctccgacGTCTCGCTGCTGGAAGGACCGCACTGGCTCAACGACCAGGTCATCGGCTTCGCCTTCGAGTACTTCGCCGCCGAGCGCTTCCGAGTCCTGCGGGAGGCGCTCATCTTCATCAGCCCGGAGGTCACGCAGTTCATCAAGTGCGCGTCGTGCCCTGACGAGCTGGCCGTCTTCCTGGAGCCGCTGGACCTGGCGTCGCGCCGCTGGGTCTTCCTGGCTGTCAACGACAACTCGGACCAGACGGCAGGCGGCTCGCACTGGAGCCTGCTGCTCTACCACCGCGGCTCCAACCGCTTCGCCCACTACGACTCTCAGAACGGCGCCAACTCGCTGCACGCGCGCCGCATCGCCGCCAAGCTGGAGCCCTTCCTGGGCGCCGGCAGGAAGGCGCCGTTCGTGGAGGAGCCGTGCCCGTCGCAGCAGAACAGCTACGACTGCGGCATGTACGTGATCTGCATCGCCGAGGCGCTGTGCGAGAAGGCGCGGGCGGAGGCCTCGCCGCGCCTCCCCGGCCACACCATCACCCCGGCCTACATCACGCAGAAGAGGGCCGAGTGGCGCCGGCTGATCCAGGGCCTGGCCCAGAACGACCTCTGCTGCTCGCTGTCCCTCCCTTAA